The Coffea arabica cultivar ET-39 chromosome 10e, Coffea Arabica ET-39 HiFi, whole genome shotgun sequence region cctcCAACTGATATCGAGTACTTCCAACAGATTCTAATGATATGGCtttctatttatttatattgTAAGTAGGAGGTTTGAACCCAAGAACTGTTACTTGTAATCCCTCTCTCGATATGCTTTGTTtgaatgttctttttttttttttaattttaaatttgtagTCTTTTATTGATGAGAATAAATGTTACACACAGAGAAACATCATTTTGAAGTACAGGATTGAACTATAAAGACAACAAATGAACCAGAAATGTTTGGTGCTTAGTTGAAAAACAAAATAGCTCCATTTCTCCTATATCCTCAGCCCTTCATACGCTTAATTTTCCGAATTGAAGGCATTCCTAATCTGTCGAGGTGAATTGCTCCACGAGCCATAGTTGGGAACATGTGGAAGGAGTCGTATAACTTGAGTTGATGCTCTGGATGAGAGACGCCCACATTGGACAATGCATCAGCGACTGTGTTAGCTTCCCTATAACAATGTGAAAAACGATCAGGATCTTCCACGAACTGCCAAATCTGCCTAATCTCTCGTCGAATCTTCCAAGGGCAGTGAATACGTTTCTGAAGAATTCCAATTAATACCAAAGAATCCGATTGAATATAGAGATTCTCAAAACCCCAATGTATGCATGTTTGAATGCCAATAAGAAGAGCCCGGGCCTCTGCACTTAGACATGTAGTTTCTCCAAGATATGCCGAAAAACCAATCAAAGGAATGCCATGTGAATCCCGAAGAACCCCACCTCCTCCACCCAATCCTGGATTACCCTTAGAACAGCCATCGGTATTTAGTGTAAACCGACCGGTTTCCTTTGGTTTCCAACGAACAAGTTTGTACGTGACATAAGTGTGAGATGAATACGGCCAATCATACAAATGATAGAATGAATGAGCCTTGAAAACTTGTTTGAAATAAATTTCCACAATGGTATGGATTTCCAAGGAAATGGCAACACAAATGGCGGGCGATCTCATATGGACATCCTCAAATAatgctttatttcttgctttccaaatttgccAACATACTATACTGGGAAGAATGCGTCCAATGAATCGCTGTATCTCTGAATCATATGAGTGCAACCACCAACTCACTATACGGGAGCGTAAAGAAGAGCCTGGAAAAGTCAatccacatgaagctccaaaataattccaaactgtTGAAGCTATATGGCCTTTGGAAAATAAATGTTCAATTGACTCCTCAGATGCGGAATCGCAGCAGAAACACTTTGATGGTAAATGTAAACCAAGTTTACATAACCTATCCGGTAAAGGCAGCCTCTCCAGCAACAATCTTAACATGAAGAATGAAATTTTGAGTGGGATCTGAGGATGCCAAATGCTATCAAAAACCATAGACTTGTTTCGTGCTTGCCTAATATCCCGGAATGCTGAAGCTAGAGAGAAATTTCCAAATGTTGTGGACATCCAAATGACTTCAGCTTTACCCCAGTCTTCCGGGACTGGATGCTCTAAAATAGAGGGAACCAGATTCGTCGGCAATGTCTGATATAATCTAATCACATCCCAGTGTCCATTGATGATAAAATCACCAAACGACAAATTAGAGACAACCGTCGTACGGAGAAACAAGGCACCCCCACCCAACCAATTGTCGTACCAAAAATGACAGGCTCCGTTTTTTATATCCCATAGCATAGATAGCTCCACTTGTCAACTTACATTGACCATCCTTCTCCAGATTGCGGAGTCTATTGACCTGATTTCTACCTGACAAGGATGTAGTAGTCTACAATACTTAGCTTTCATGAACGAAGCCCACAACAAGCATCCCTTTCTGAAGTTCCACCAAAGCTTGAATGAGAATGCTGTGTAGATGTCCTGTAACCTCCGGAAACCAACTCCTCCCTCATCAACCAGATAACACATCTGAGACCACCGTATCCAGTGAAATTTAGACTCCTCAGAGGATGACCCCCATAGGAAGGTCGAGAAGGCTTTTTCTATAGTTCTAAATACCTTACCCGGGATAACCGCTGCTGACAACAGATGTACTGGCATCGTTGCCAACACATGTTTGATTAGAACTATTTTGCCTCCAAGAGAAAGCATCCTTGATTTCCATGACCTTATTCTCCCTAGGATAGATTGGCAAACTTCCCCAAAATATGATGATTTACATCTGCCAAAGTAGAGGGGGAATCCCAAATAACGTATCGGAAATGGTTGATAATTAAATTTGGTGATACGTTCAATCACCCTTCTTCTTGCCGGTGATATCGAGGGATGTACTAAGTAGCAACTTTTCAGCACATTTATCAATTGTCCAGAACACCTTTGATACGCATCTAGCACTTGCATGATAAGCTTTAGAGAATAAGAGGATCCATTTGAAAAAATTAGAATATAATCCGCAAAAGCCAAATGAGTTATAGTAGGACATGCAAAGGGGACTTTGAAACCCACAAACCCCGATTGCATAGCAAGATTATTCAATCCTCTAGATAACACCTTAGCTCCTATAATGAATAAATCAGGCGATAATGGATCACCCTGACGTAGGCCTCGTGTAGATTTAAAGAAACCATGCGATTCCCCATTTATAATGATAGAGAACCAGACATTGGAGATCAATCGCCAAACCAAATCAATGAATCTTTCTCCAAAGCCAAATCTCCTGAGAACACCAATGATATGATCCCATGCCACTCGGTCATATGCCTTAGACATGTCCAGCTTCATTACCACATTACCACCTCTAGTCTTTTTCCCAATACCCGACACTACCTCCTGTGctagtaaaaaattttctgttATATTACGGTCCTTCACAAAGCCTGTCTGCTGGGGCGAAATAATTTTGGGCAATAGAGAAGTCACTCTATCAGCTAAGATCCTGGATAACAATTTGTTGAAGAAGTTACACAGACTGATTGGCCTATAATGAGAAAACTCCTGAGGATTTGGTTTTTTGGAATTAATACAATTGAGGTAGAGGTGATAAATCGAGGCAACTCTGCCCCACAGAAAAAGCTGAGAATTGCCTTGTAGACATCTTGGGCAATAATTTCCCAGGCGAATGTAAAAAATTTGCCTGTGAAGCCATCGGGGCCAGCAGCACTATCCCCATCCATTGACTTCAGGACTCGATGAATCTCTTCAATCGAAGGCACTTCTTCCAATTTTCTATTTTCCTCTTCCGATATCATGTGCGGAATCATATGTCGCATATCAGAAGATGACTCAAGATAGCCAGTGAAGAGATCAGAGAAATATGATATGGCCTCAGTTGCTATATCAGCATTGGTGTCCACCCAAACTCCGTTTGACTTTTTGATTCGGTGTATCATTCCTTTAATCCGTCTCTGTCTTACAACCGCATGGAAATATTTTGAATTGCGATCTCCCTATTTAAGCCATTTTGCCCTGGCTTTTTGGCTCCAAAATTGCTCTTCTATTGACAATGCATTCCGCAACTCTGCCTGAGccttactgagctcaacctgaAATTCCTCCGATGCATATTGATCCATCGATTCTTCTGCTtgtttgaccaccacttccACAGAACGTACAGCATCAAATATATTCCCAAAATGTTGCTTGTTCCATGTATGAATAGCCCTCCTCGTTGCCAATAATTTAGAGCACAAAACACGTAGCGGAGATCCACTCACATCTTGATTCCAAGCCCGTCGAATCACATCCAATAGTTCTGGTTTGCTCGTCCAGACATTCAAAAATCTGAAAGGTCGTGGACTATTGTCTGATCGATCAGAAAAAGTAATTTTCAATGGTGCATGATCCGAGGGATGTCTTGGCAGATGGAGTACAGAAATCACGTCTGAGAgatcaaaatttgatttgacaaatttGCCCTTAAAATAAAGGGAGTAGTCAAAAACATCTGTTAAAAATACTTCGAAATTACTCCTTGGTGCAAGAGAGTTAGCTATGAGAAGCAGCCAGAAATTCAATCTTAATTATCCTTTTTAAGATTAGATCCTCTGACTAAATATACTTAGTTGGATATGCAATAATGAATAGAGCATTAACTTGTTCCAAACTCAAAGGTTTTGTGATAAAGGGTACTATCCCAGGCCATTCTATTTTTCCATATCACCTAGTCAAACCCTATTTATTCTAGGAGTTAAGAAGTTAATATTCATGCACTTCTGCCCACTGTAAATCCCGATAAATTTTGTTccacaaataatctcatttgcaaAGTCTTCTTAATATTCAGTTAGTGGTGTTGGTTGATTCAAAAAGGTCATGATTGCAACTTAaactccaatactaatccagcTCTAATTCTAggtaatcatttatcatgaccTGGTTTTTGAAAATATGGAAAGTAGTTAATTCCAACCACGTAATTGAAAAATCATTCACTACCAGACTGACCAGAGGAATTTCTTTGCCTCTTTCCTGAAAATGATATATGTACTTCCGTGAAGGATAAGGGATGCTCCAAAGTCTTTGTTACTAGTTCAACTAGACGAATAAATATCTCTTGCCTTTTCCTAGGATAAGAATAGATAGATGCAGGAAAGACTTGATCCCTGATTATCTATATACATTTAAAatgatatttgaaattgatttagATTTTAATATGGTATAGTCACAGGTGGCGTCTTAAATTCCAAATTAGAAGTTGTAAACAATTAACTAAAAAGGTAATTAGTTTTGTTACAAACCTGATTTAGTTATCTTCATCGACTGGATTTGGATCGCTTGACCGGACGGCCTTTGTAGTCCACGCTTCTTCAACGATGTCGAAGAGTTTCAACAGCCTCCGCGGCTGTAGAGACAGTGTTCATGATTCAAGTCTCCAGCCAGCCGCCAATGGAGGTGCAGTTTTCACGGGCGTGTGGAGCTAGCCGAagagctttttctttttttttttggggctgtTGGTTTAATTTTTTCCACTTGTTATTGTTTCAAATGGTAAGCTGGATGTTGAATTTGAATCGTGCCACAGAAATTGTGGTGTTTGCGTGCTAACTATTACTTTTTACTGGTTGAGCTTTTAGAACTTCAATTCACTTAAACTCGAATTCAATCGAGTCTAATAGAATTGAATTGAACTTAATTGAGCTCacctaataaaattttttattttatatatgatTTTAAACGAAGAATATAATCAACAtttcataataataaataaaaatatagaatttaaataaataattggaGGAGGAATGGATTGGGTGGTATCGAAGGAGGAGTGTAAGAAAAATGTTCTAAATTCAAGACCTTCCATTTATACACTAATGTATATATTGAAACCTCACGAGTTTTTTTGATCGAACTACTCGAACGGGTGATTTGTTGTTAACCGCCCCTAATGATGATGTTGAACTTTGCCCTTTTTGGTGTAAGGTGGACTTTGTGCTTATTTGCTTTGTCATAAATCCATCAACCCAAAAAGAGTAAAAAAACAGAAGACAAACCTaatgaaatgttatttgtattGAACTTTGCCCTTGTAGAGGTAAGTTGGACTTTGTGCTTATTTGGTTTGTCGTGAATCCATTCTTAGACAAAGTTGAATATTCATTCTTAGACCTGAGAAGTACCTACGTCATTTCACTCTGGGGCTTATTCCTTATACCTATCAGAGAATGGCTGGGCGATGCTATGGCAAACTGAGCAACAATCCCTACGTCaatttaaaatttcttttatgtGTCAAttcaatctaaaattttttcctttttcctttgtgTTCTTCAATTACCGCTACAAAAATAACAATTAAATTTCTTAATAATGATGACTAGCCAATATTTGTCTTTTTTTGCCTCTTTGATAATTGCCCAAGAATTCGGCAATTCGCAAAACGGTACCTGAGTTGGTTTTAGAGCGTCGTGACACAAGCATTAGGCATTCTAGCCTAGCCTTGCAGCACGGTTGCATGTTATGTTTATCGCTGGGAATTTGACACAGGACGAAGGATGTGGGCAGACACTAGGCGGTTCCTTCTTTGAAGAAGCACAAGCAATATATATTCCTGTTTATATACAAGCAATATATATTCCTGTTTATATACAAGCAATATATATAGCCTTAGAagtatcaaaaatattttgacatGATAGACCCTAACTAAATGTTTACTGAGAAACAGAAGAGATACCTATATTGTTTAGCTAACTTCTTTTAGTCGATTTTGTAGCGAGTTATCTGATGCCGATTAATTTACGTTTGCCAAATTTTAATAATTCAGTCCTCTACCCGAACAATGTCGAAATCAAGTCGAATCAGTAAAACTCACCAAGGTCATTATTTTCTAACGCTGtcatcttcattttttcttccatTTCAACAAAAATAACTTGAACTAAAAAGGAGAGATTAACTTATTTAATAACATATCACTTTATGCTCACACATATAACACAGTTTTATGATATTATCATATCAATCTTTGCAATGCCCTGTGCATACATTGCACAAAAGTCATGCTAGTAGAATTTAGGACAAGTCCATGGATCCTTTCGAGTTGTCTCAAGAAAACTGTGCCTCAAGAGCGTCAATGACTTTCTTGTCAACTTGGAATGCCTTAGTaagaacacctagagaaatggGGGGCTCTGTTCCAAAGACTACATTTGCAATAGTATTGACCCCTGGATTTTGGCTGCTAAAAGCGGAAAATGCAAGAGCCTTCGTCTTCCCAAGATTTTGTATGAAGTGAACCAGACCTTGTGGGAACACAAAAACATCTCCTGGATTCAAGACTTTGGTAAAAAGGCGATTTTTCATGTTATTTGGTGGATTTGAAGTGACAAAACTAGCAGCCAGAGTGCCCTCTACCGCAAATATGACCTCGGTTGCACGCGGATGAGTATGAGGTGTGTTTACACCATAAGGAGCGAAGTCGATACGAGCTAGGGAAATTCCAAAAGTGTTGAGCCCTGGTAGATTGTCGACAAGCACACGAGTGACATTAGAACCAACTGGATTGTTTGTATTTCCAGGTATGTTAAATCCGTGGAAGAAGAAATCGTTGGCATTCACAACCTTTGGATCCTTGCAAATCTTTCCGTTCACAAACACTGCATTCAAAAAACTAGCTGTTAATAATGTGACAATGCGGAAAAAACAAACCCACGATGTtgtgaaaataataataatacttcaTCCGTCTCATTGAAAGTGTCAAACTTTCCATTCTATTTTGGGATATCCTAAGACAATTGTTATgttacaaaagtcaaaacacaTTTTAATCTCTCTTTCCAATATGAATTTTCTTTCTAATCATATGCATGTTaccatttaaatttaaattttgaatttgtgggGGTAAAATTAAAAAGAGAAGCACAATCATCACAGTCAAATCACTATTCTTAAAAGGTTGGATTCTCCAAACATGACTAAATAAATAGAACGGAGGGAGTAGTAATAAAGAGAGAACTTAAAACTCAAGCCAAAACATGACAGGACACGAAAATTGTACTTAGAAAAAGAGAAATGTTTTGCAACATTCTCTGATAGGTATAAGGAATTACCAGCAGTTTTGGGATTATTGATTGCAACACAAAAATCCTGCACAGGGCTAGGATCAGAAGCGATAGCAAGGGATGAAAATAGTGCCATTGTGGCTATGGTTATCAGGAATGGAGCTCCCATGGTAATTGTGGACGAGATCTAGTATTTCTTACACTAACTCTTTAGTTGATGGTTCGAGGCATTTGGGCAAAGATTTGAAGCTATATATGGGCATATTTCATTTGACTATTCGCCAAGTTTATCTCTATCACATGAAGACAATTACACCTGATTGACACCTAGGTCTACAGGTTAGGTTGGTGACTTTTTATACTTAAATATTAAGTCACAGCAAGATGAATCTTTTCTCAACAACTGAGTAGATGCATTTATCTAACCATCAGCCTTAGGCTGATGGCCACCACCAAGTCTTTGAGGctttggtggggtgggaggcaagggttcAATATCTTGCCTCCTACCAATTTGCCACATTTGTGCCACCATCAATTTATCACGCATCCGTCTGGTCCGGTGGTGGTTCTGTTTCCATCGGTCCCCCATAGATCTAGTTGGGTCTCCCCCGTAGTTAGATTAGAATAGCGTAGGAGTAGAAGTAGGGTTAacaattgaccaaaaaaaaaaaaaaagtagatgcATTTATCTAGCTAACATTCTGAGCATTCAATATTGGTTTTTCCCTTCCTGCtcctatgaaaaaaaaaaaaaagaacaagaaaggTATATACCAATCGGAACGGTCCCCTATCAGTGTTAATTTCCTGATTAGAGTTTTACTTTGATGGCaaaaagtttgaattgttcGTGATCTAATTTTTGAATTCCTCGTAAGGTCTTCCAACAGGTACTAGTGAGATGCTATCTTTGAATGTTCTGAATACAACTAATACTTTGAACTTACTCCTTAGAGAGCCTTGATTGATGCTTAATTTTACATTATTTTTGAAGGATATACATAAGGTATTATTGAAAATAGACTGCTATTACAAAAACTTAATTTTACATGTACCACTCCATTTCCTCTTAGAATTCTGCAATCAACTGTCACCTGTGGATGATttggtgcttttttttttaaccttccATATTTTTTAGCCGTTAAACGAAAATAATTCCCAAGAAGAATAGTGTGGTAAATTCTAAAAAATTAGCTACGAGGAGCAGCCAGAaattaatcttatcttttttagATTTAGATACCCtcacaaaatattttttttattaaataaaagttTGGGTGGATTCGAATCCTCTAACTAAATATACTAAGTTGtatgtgcaataataaattagAGCACTAATCTGATCCAAACTCAAAAAAAGGTTTTGTGATAGAACGTACTATCCAATGCCATTGTAATTTTCCATAGCACCTAGTCAAACCTTACTAggagtaattgtttctagaAGTTAAGAAGTTAATACTCATGCACTTCTACCCATTATAAATCCAGAGAAATTTCGTACCACAACTAATCTTGTTTGCAAATTAAGTCTTCTTAATATTCAGTTAGTGGTGTTAGTTGATTTGAAAAGGTCATGATTGCAACTTAAATACCAATACCAATCCAGCTTTTAGGCGATTACTTTTCATGACCTGGTTTTTGGAAATACAGAAAGTACATTAATTCCAGACTGGCCTGAGGTACTTCTTGaaaaggatatatatatatatatatatatatatatatatatatatacttacgTGTTAAGGAAAAGAGATGCTCAAAAGCCCTTTTTACTAGTTCAACTAGAGGAATAAATATCTCTTGCATTTCCCTTGGATAAGAATAGATGGATGCAGGGAATACTGGATCCCTAATTATCTATATAAATatacaattaaaatgatatttgaaattgatttagATTTTAATCAGGCATGGCCACAGGTAGCGTCTTAAATTCCAAAATTAGTAGTTGTAATAAACCTGATTTAATTAGTAAGGTGATGTCCTAATAAGTAGGATTAATTTGTGTCAAGTTCCCTATGATATGAAAAACAAAATCATTTCACGTACACAAACAATTATAAAACTATTAGAAAAAAGAATATCacataattttaaaaaacaaaattttgaatttacttAATATCCTTAGATTTATATTCAGTAGaagtgaaatattttggaaactcagcttcccaaaaaaaaaaatgatttcattGTAGAAATGTGTGACATGAGAAGTCTAGGCAGGGAAAGGAAGAATAGAGAAAAATGAAGATAAAGGTAAaatcaaaacttttaaaaatggTAAAAACTGATGTGACTTAATAGATGGGACGGAGCTCGACAAAAATAACGGTAGGCAAGCGCAAAGGACAACAAATGTTGGGGGTTGAGTGCCTTTAACCCTTTTAACGCCGATGCTAATCGAGGTGTTACGTTAAGGATAAGAGATGTTCGAAAGCCTTTCTTTGTAGTTCAACTAAAGCAATAAAAATCCTCTTTGCCTTTTTCTACGGTAAGAAAAGATGCATACGGCAAGTTTAAGGCTTGATACCAGATTAGCTATatacaattaaaatgatatATTTGAAATTAGTTTGAATTTCAATTAGGTATGGTCACTTGTGCCGTTAATGTAAAATATTCTGTTATATCAATTACTGTTCATTAGCATCGATCAGGATCTTACCTTATATAATTTTCTCCCAAATGATCTGATCATGTGCAAACTGGAGTTGGTTTCCTTTaaggctgcaaacgagccgagtcgagtcgaattTTGATCTAATCGAGTCGAATCttgacttaattttattaaagtcgagttcgaactcgaagAGTTGACAATTTAAaactcaagctcgagctcgacttgattcgagcagagctcgagctcgaaaaaaataaaaaaataattattttattttaaaaataaataaataaaataatatttttccttaaaaaatattaagaatatatatgtaattttatacttaaaataaaaaatatatatatacttaaaataaaaaatatataatatatatatttatatatatatactcgagcttgcgagctaacgagtttaatattttgagctcgattTCGACTCGAGTATCGAACTCGAGTCTAGCTTGACTCGACGCTCTCGAGCGGCTCGgttcgtttgcaaccctagttTTCTTGCAACCATCTTGAGTTCGGGGAGATGCTaatttaaactattatttttatatcaatTACTGTTCATTAGCATCAATTAAGATCTTATCTTGTATAATGTTAGTTTAAATTCATTGGTTTTAAGTGTCTAGGTTCATtttgtaaaggctataaatatAAGCATTATATTGTTGTATAAATCAAGAATTCAATAAACAATATTCTCCCAAATGAATTCCTCCAACATGTGGCAtcttaaattccaaattaaaagTTGTAAACAATTAACCAAAATGGTAAACAGTTTTGTTATAACCTGATTTAGTTAGTACTGCTTATTTAGAACACCATGGTACTATGAGTAGCATGGTGTCCTAAATAAGTAGGATTAATTTGTGTCAAATTCCATATTATACGAAAAACAAAACGTGAAATTATCTCATTAGAAATTAAACGATCTAAATATAATATTGCATATTCTTTCTTGAGTTTATGTAACATATTAGTTTGGGTCTTTGAACTAGAAATGATAAAAGTGCTTATAATTAGAAGGCTACATATATTATACGTCTTAGTTTTTCCTGTCCGTGGTTGAGTGCCCATTTTTTTACCGTTGAATTTTGGCAGATCCAAATATTTTCTCCTGTAGtggaaataaatttttttacatCTTGTTAATTCGTTCAGGATATTAAAGAAACCCATTATTCTCTTTCTTAGTTTAACTAGTTTTAAACCCCGTTCGTTGCACGGAGATTAATCTTGAGAGGGTTCGGTCCATTTTAATACTAATCGAAGTGCATGTTGCGGAATAATAAGTGAAACTTCAAAGATTTGAGATGCGGCTTATTTGAAACTTCAAAGAATTGAGATAAGAATAAAGGAATTGAGGTTGCATCTAGTCAATTAGGTTTTTTAATTCTTGCATTCTCTAAACAGTCACCGGGATTACTCAAAACTCAAATACTGAAAATTTGATTGCATCAATTCATAATTTAAGGATGTTAGTAAATTACATACTTACATAAGAAATATGATGTGTGTCAAGCAATCCATTTGAGCtcctcttttgtcgacttttaAGTAGCTGGGGATGACAATAGGTCGAGTCGTGTACTTATCGTGTCATGTCATTATTGTGTTCGTGTCATAAATTTTCAAGACTAACTCAACCCATTAGACTTTCGTGTTATGTCATGTCATAACCTATTTGTTAATGGGTTGTGTCACTCATAGGGTTTGTCCAATAATGACTTACTAAAGTTCGGATCATGCGAAAATCTATTAATTTTAATCGTGTTATCGTGTCATGTCAAACATTGTCATCCTTACTCTCAAGAGAATGGCATTCACCGTTACATCATTAACAACTTCGCAGGTTTCTGAATTGCTCTTTGTACGACGCATATTGGTACCAATGCCATTGACTCGTATGGTAAAGCAAGTATGGTAAAGCAATTAAAGGGACAAAATTGAAATTCCAATGCACATAACCAATGGATCTCAATACCAAGAAACCTTCATCAATTCAACTTAAATGTGCAAGATTGAAATATTTAtctgtaaaaaataaataaataatttaatcTCTTGGAGAGTGTAATTATTCAACAAAGCCccagaaaagataaaaagaaccCCACTATTAGTACCTGAGAGCCCAATTTTGCTAAACATGAATACTAAGAAAGTTCCCCCCAAGTCTTTTCCTATCAAACACATGACTGTCTTGTTAGAAAAATtgccaaaatttgaccaatgcTGAGCTATTTCTCCTTGGTCAAGTATTTGGGTAGTAATACTCGGACTTGAACCCAGCATTAGGAGCTCCAGCTTTTATTTGGGTAGTATATGGGACTCACCAAGATATAGATGGGGAAAGAATTAGAAGACTCTAATTGATTGTTCAAGATGCATCAAAGATAACTTTTTCCCCGATCTGCATGGCCAAATCTTTTTTGCATTTCCAATTTACATCCGCATATCTAATTCCCTATCCCTCAAGTCTGAAGCATCATAGGAGAGCTCTACAGCAAGTTAAAGTTATGTTCAACCACCACAAAATGCATCTTTTAATTCACATGTACAATCCTAAAACATTGAAAACCAATAGGTGATTAAGTAGTCTTAAATTATTACCATGTTATTACGTATATATTCCGAAAACATTGAAAAGCCAAGGAGTGATTAAGTAGACTGCAATTATTTTTACGTATATATTCCTAAAACATTGAAAAGCCAAGGGTTGATTAAGTAGACTTCAATTATTACCATGTTATTGAAAAAGATGACTTTGTTTCTAATTTCAACAACATTATTATCAATTCATTTGTCAAATCAAATCTGAAGCATCATAGGCG contains the following coding sequences:
- the LOC113711916 gene encoding germin-like protein subfamily 1 member 14 — protein: MGAPFLITIATMALFSSLAIASDPSPVQDFCVAINNPKTAVFVNGKICKDPKVVNANDFFFHGFNIPGNTNNPVGSNVTRVLVDNLPGLNTFGISLARIDFAPYGVNTPHTHPRATEVIFAVEGTLAASFVTSNPPNNMKNRLFTKVLNPGDVFVFPQGLVHFIQNLGKTKALAFSAFSSQNPGVNTIANVVFGTEPPISLGVLTKAFQVDKKVIDALEAQFS